In Aquila chrysaetos chrysaetos chromosome 10, bAquChr1.4, whole genome shotgun sequence, the following proteins share a genomic window:
- the CLDN11 gene encoding claudin-11 — MVATCLHLAGFVCSFIGWIGVVVATATNDWVVTCGYTITTCRKMDELGSKGLWADCVMATGLYHCKPLVDILILPGYVQACRALMIAASVLGLPAIFLLITVLPCIRMGHEPGAAKYRRSQLGGILIILLAMCGVVATIWFPVCAHRETTIMSFGYSLYTGWIGSALCLFGGCVIVCCSGDAQTFGENRFYYASGSSSPTHAKSAHV; from the exons ATGGTGGCCACTTGCCTGCACCTGGCCGGATTTGTCTGCAGTTTTATCGGGTGGATCGGGGTGGTCGTGGCGACGGCCACCAACGACTGGGTGGTGACTTGCGGCTACACCATTACCACCTGCAGGAAAATGGACGAGCTGGGATCCAAGGGGCTGTGGGCAGACTGTGTCATGGCGACAGGTCTCTACCACTGCAAGCCCCTCGTGGACATCCTCATCCTGCCAG GGTATGTCCAAGCGTGTCGAGCACTGATGATCGCTGCCTCTGTCCTGGGTCTTCCCGCTATCTTCTTGCTGATAACGGTCTTGCCCTGCATCCGGATGGGCCATGAGCCTGGAGCTGCCAAGTACCGGCGTTCCCAGCTGGGAGGGATCCTCATCATCCTCCTGG CCATGTGCGGCGTCGTCGCGACGATCTGGTTTCCCGTGTGCGCCCACCGCGAGACCACCATTATGAGCTTCGGCTACTCCCTGTACACGGGCTGGATCGGCTCTGCCCTCTGCCTTTTCGGCGGCTGCGTCATCGTCTGCTGCTCGGGAGATGCCCAGACGTTCGGTGAAAACCGTTTCTACTACGCCTCGGGATCCAGCTCCCCTACCCACGCGAAGAGCGCTCACGTGTAA